ACGAAATCAAAACTTTCGTCATTGAACGGAAATTTGAAATCTTCAGCCTGGGTTTCACCTTTAGCATTGTACAACTTATTGTAAATGTCAACATAATGGAAACGGAAATTGGGATGTTGTTTGCGGAAATGTGTGTTGCACCATCTTATCCCTTTCTTTACAATATCAAACCCATCGTACGTTCCTTCTGTGTTGAGGTAAGAAACCAGCGGTATCGCCATCCGTCCAACACCACAGCCAACATCCAGCACTTTATGATTGGGTTGTAGCCCGCAATATTTTTTAAAATATTCCAGAAATTGCTCTCCCTGCACAATATAATTTCCTCTTCCTGTAAAAATCAATCCTTTGGGAGGCACAAGCGGATGTCGCTTCCGTGTTATTTTTTCGAAAATATCAATCGGTAAGTAATAATATTTTCTGATAATATATCGTAAATCGGAGTTTACAGCATAATACAATCGTCTTTTTAAGCCCATCTTTTAAGTTTTAATATAATAAAAAGTGTAGTAAACAGGAATATGCTTATAAGCGAAATAAGAAATGCTACTTCAACAGGTTTCACCTCAAATTGGAATTCGACAATATTTCTTCCGGCAGAAATTGGTACCGACATAAACAATAAATTAGAAGTGATTATTGGTACGGATTTATTATTTACAGTTGCTTTCCATCCATTGAAATTACTTTGTAGTAAAGTTAACATTTGCGGTTCGGAAGTTTGAGCAGTAATTATCATTTTTTCAGGTGAAAAAGAGCTAAAATAAGCTGAATCGTTTAAAGTTTGTTTTAAAGTGTCGCTATATTTTATGCACAATGAGTCGAGAATAAAAAGTGTTTTGCTTGAAAAATTACCGGAATTGTATTGATTTTTAAGTGATGAAAGTGGTTTTAGGTCAGAAGATAAATAAACCGGAATGTTTTGTGTAATGGAATCGAGCAAACGTGGAAAACTGTCGGTAAGCATTTCGTATCCGTAAAAACGGAAAGGTGTAAAACCTTCTTTCCCAATTTGTTTGTAAAAGATATTCATGTTTTTCCAAAAAATGGCTTTGCTTTTACTTTGGTCTGTGTTTTTGGATACGCTATGATTTGCAGGAATAGGAAACTGATTGGGGAATGTTTTTTCAACTTCCGAAACTTCTTTGGTAGTTATGTAAGCATGAGTAGTATATGGTGTTACTAATCTGGCGCAGACAACGGTTTCTGCTATAGTAAAAAGTAAAATTGCAGAAAGTAAAACTGCCGGTTTCTTTAACCTTGTTATGATAAAAATCAGGGTTATAATAAAAATAGCCTGGATGATTCCCTGGGAAAAAATATGTTCGTGAATCGTTGAATAATTTATTTCCCGGAAAAATCCGCTTTTAAGGAAATAAGGCAAATCCATCGTATAGAAACATAGTTGATATACCGGAAATATTATAATAATTCCAAGCAATGTGAAAGATATGTATTTAATTTTACTTTTATACTTTTCCGGCTGTTGAAAAAAGCATTGCAAGGCATCAGAAGCAAAAACCAAAAATCCCAGAATTGTAAAATACCTAAACAAACCGGGAAACCGGAAGAGGTTCATTAAAGGAATATTATGATAAAGCCATTCTCTTACAGGTAAGTATTTACCCATTGCTGCCAAAAGGCTCCCCGCTCCGAAAACCATCAATACCCAAATGAAGCGTTTATGTTTTATGGTCAACGAAACAAAAAAGAAAACAAGCATTAGTAGCCCCATGTAAATATCTGCCATCGAAATATCTGTATCAAAATACGCTTTATTTTTTGCCAGAGCATAAGGAAGAATCAACGAAATAAAAGCTCGTGGAGAAACTGGAAACAATTGTGCCGATGCCAGGTCAACCCCGGCACCTCTCGACAAGTATGGCAATACACCATAAACAGATATAATTGTTATACAGCTCATCAGCAATGCCATTACTCCCGATAATACCGTAAAAAGGAAAAAACGAAGCGCCCCTTTATTGTCTTTTTTTTCTTTGATCAAAACATATATTCCTCCTAACAAAAGCAATGCGGTGAAATACAGTAAAATGAAAGAAAAAGCCGGGTAACCTCCGGTAACCAGTAAAAAAGCAAACAGGGCTAATTTCAGGGAATTATAAAAATTTTTCTGATGATACAGGTCAATAAAAGCACCAATGATGAAAGGAATCCATGTACCACTGATTATGTAAGTAAGATGTTGCGAATTACCGATAAAAAACCCGGACAAAATATAGGAAATGGCTGCGATAAGTGCCACACTTTTTTGCATTTTCAATTTGCCGATAAGTTGATAAAATCCCACACCAGCAATGAAAATATGTAGAATAAATTCAAATGCAATAGAATAGATGTTATACCCAAAACAATAGCCAATGATCCAGGCGAAAGGATACCAGCATCCGCTCTGCGGGTCGGCATGAATAGGCTGCCCGAATGCAGAATAAGGATTCCATAACGGCAACAGATGCTGCTGAAGGCTTTCGCCCACAAAATACCGCCAGGGCAGGTAACAATCAATCATATCATATTTTACGCAGTATTGGAACGATGCTACCGACCAGTATCCTGCAACGGTTACAAGCAAAAGAACAATGTAAGGGTTTGAAAAAACATTTTGTATATGTTTTTTTATTTCCTGCATAGGCTAAATTAGTTTAATACCGTTTTTAAAACCGGAAGAGATTTTACCTCTCTAAAACCTGGCAAATGTATGCGAAAATATGCAATTAGCTTTTCGAGAAGCAAAGTGCGTTCGGCATACGAAAGCTGAAATTCCTTTTCCGGGGAAGAAATAAACCGGAAAAATATACCGGAAAGCCTTGGTGGCAAATAGTCTTCATCAACCGGAACTACCGGCTGGAATTTTCCCTCGTTCAGGTTAAATATGCAATTCCCTTCCGAATAGTTTAAAGCAGGAAAAAATCCGAGAAAACGGGAAATCCTGAGCATAAAATAAAGATGAAAAGAAGCCACACTTTCTTTTGTAGTGTCTAATTCAATGATTGTATCGTAAATGAATTGAAAAAACGGCGGGTTGGCTTCGTGCTCCCTTACCGAGTTAATCAGTATTTCGTTAAGGAAAAAAACGATTGCGTTTTTTTTCATATCGAAAGGCAGGGATTGAAACACATATGCAGATTTGATTTCTTTAGGATGTTGTATCTCGGTGTTTTCACTAAAATATACCTCCATTTCGAGTAATGAAAGATGCTCAAGCAGGTTACTTTTTGTTTTGGAGCGTCTGCTACGCATCCCTTTGAATAGATAGGTTTGCAACCCTAATTGCTCGGTATAAATTTTGGCAATAACACTGGTTTCGGAATATTTAATCCGGCTGAGTACAATTCCCCGTGTTGAAATCAGCGTTTTGATAAGAAAAGAATTTATCAGGTGGTTTCTTTGATCAAATACAGAGGGCGGGCTTTAACTTCGTTAAAAATGCGTGCAATATATTCTCCTATAATTCCCAAGCTCAGTAATTGAAATCCTCCGATTATCAATACCGACAGCAAAATTGATGTCCAGCCGGGAATGGTTTTGCCGGAAAAATATTCTACAATTGCATAAATTGCATAGATAATGCCAAAAAGAAAAATCAATAACCCTACGTAAAAAGCCATGCGTAAAGGCTTGGAAGAAAAGGCAGTTATCCCGTTCAAACCAAGACTCAGCATTTTTTTCAGGGTATATTTTGAAGAACCGGCATTACGTTCGGAGGCTGTATAAGAGAGGTAAGTTTGTTTAAATCCTACCCAGTTAACCATTCCCCGTGTAAACCGGTTTCTTTCACGCATTTGTAGAAAAGCTTCCAGTGCTTTGGCACTTACCAGCCTGAAGTCGGCGGATGAGGGTTCTATCGGAAAATCGGAGAGGGTGTTTAAAAATTTATAAAACCATCGGGAGGAGATGCTTTTAAAGTAACCATTTCCTTTGGTTTCCATACGTCTGGTATTCACTACGTCGAAACCTTGTAAATACAGTTCGTACATTTCTTTAATTAGTTCGGGCGGGTGTTGCAGGTCGGCATCCATCATCGCCACTGTTTTTCCCTTTGCCGACTCCAATCCGGCAGTTAATGCTGCCTGATGGCCAAAATTTCTTGATAAAGAAATTCCTTTTACATGTTTGTCGTCGCTGCTGATTTTTTTGATTATGGAAAAAGAAGTATCTGTGCTACCATCGTCCACGAAAATTATCTCGTAATTATTTGAAATAGTATTGGTAATTTTAGTCAGCTTTTCGTAAAGCGGAATAAGGTTTGGTTCTTCGTTGAATAACGGAACTACGATGGACAAAACAGGTTGTATATCCATAAAAGGAGTATGGGTTAAAACAGGAAGTAAAAATAGAAAGAAATCCGGTTATTTAATCACCAGAATTTTTGTTACCAATGTTTTTGACCCATTTTTGTCGGAGGCAAACACAAGATAGACTCCGGAATGTGCTCTGCTGCCATCAAAGTTTTTCCCTTTCCAAATTGCCCGGCTTCCGTTGGCTTTAGTTGAATATACCAGATTACCTGCTATATCGGTTATTTTAACATCCGAATTATCTGCCAATCCATCGATAGTAATTGAACCATTAAATCCTTCACGAACGGGGTTGGGATATGCATATACTTTGGTAGTGTCATTGTCTGGGCTGGCAGCTGTTCCTTTATAGGAAACTATTCCTTTGCTTGTTCCGAAGAAAACTTCTCCGTCAGCATCAATAGCTATTGAAGAAATGGTATTCGCTAATATTGGGCTTTCCTCTTCAGTAAAATGACTAACTTGTTTGGTGCCGTCTGAAGACATCAGGAATGCTCCTGATTTTTCCGTGCCAAACCATTTGCGGTTGGCTCCATCTATGGCGATGGCGTTCACAGATTCCGTTTCGAGCAGATACTGCCAGTAACCACCCACTTCGAGCAAGATTTTTTGCGCATCAAAATTTTGACCTGTAAATACGTTTTCAGGGGAATAGAACACTATAACTCCCTTATCTGTTCCCACCCAAATGGCACCATCTCTGTCCTGTGCAATACTATAAATAAAATTACCCGGAATATTTCCGTTACCGATTATTGAGGTTAATCTTTTCACCTGAGTATTGGCAGCATTAACAACCAGGATGTTATTGCTTCGGGTAAGTATCCATTTTTGTCCGTAATTGTCCACCAATAATGCTCCTAAGTCCAGTCCACCTAATGCCGAGCCCAGATCGTAAGAAGTCCAGATTCCGTTGGGTGTACGTTTTGATAAGGCAATATCTGCATGTGAACAAATTACCCATAAATTATTTTCATTGTCAAAACAAACACCACCCACCATAATGTATTTGTTCTCAATGTTTTCTCTTTGCAGAGTGCTGTTATGGCTGTCGTAAATTTCGGTGAGGGCACCATCGGTAAGTTCCAGCAAGCCCTTATCCCAGGTTCCGACATAGGCTTTGTTGGGGTTGGTGGGATTGACGGCTACACAAACAAAATCGGTAATAGTATCGAATGTATTGTCGGTATCGGAGTTAAATGATTGCCATTTGTTATTTGTAAAAGCATATATACCAGCCCTATTCCATGTTTTTGCCCAGGATTGGGTATGCCCTCCGGAAACTACCCACACATTATTACCTTTAGCATTCATGGCATAAACGTTCGTAGAGGCAGGTCCGTTAAGCAGATATTGTTTGTAACTCCACTTGTCGTAGTTTTTAATCAATCCATATCTATTGTCGGCTATCCAAATATTTCCGTCAGTGTCTATATGAACATCTTTGGGTCTTGGCCAAATTGATCCCAATCCATCATAAGAATAAATTCTTTGTATCAATGAATCATTGGTATTGGTAATATCAACAAACCCGTCACCGCATTTAACAAGCTTATCTAAAAAAACTTTTACGCTATTATATCGTGCTTGGTTGGTTGTGAATACTTTATCCCATTTGCCCTCAGTTTTTTTATACATCATATCTGAAGCAGAATCGTTAATACTTTGATTTGCATAAATACATCCATTAAAAAAAACTATCGCATTGTATTTTTGGTCAGGGAGTTCGATTGTGGTATCCCTGGTCCAAGAAGTATAGCTCGAAATATAGGGATTGTTATAATCCGCATAAAAAAGTCCGTTCTCGGTAGCCGCCCAGATGATAGAGTCCGTAGTGTTTAATGTAACATCCAGTACGTTGACCTGACTCCCGTTGTCTCCGATATACCAGGTATCTTTAATTTCCTCACGTTCCACATCCAACACAACAATACCAAAACCACAGCATAAATAAGCATATTTACCAACAAATTGAATCTTGTTAATGGTTTTATTACCTAAAATTTCTTTGCGTTTTATATCTGAGATATTGATAATGGTACCATTTTTAATCAGATCAATATTAGTATTGGCATATGCAACGAGCAGTGTATTTTGCTCCTTATTGTAAGATATCCAACTGATTCCTACATCAGATAATCCATTGACTTTTGTTAATCGGCTGATACTGTTATCGGATGTATTGAATGAAAATAGCCCTTGGTAAGTAGCACAATATATTTCCGGTGACACTTCGGCTACTGATAAACACTTGTTATAGGGAAGATGATCACGCCATTGGTCAATTCCTATTTCCTGTGCTAAAGCCGATAAGGATAGGGAAATTAATACCAAAACAATAAAAAATGGTTTAAATTTTTGCATATAGAAAATTTAAGACTACAATAGTACAACACTTTACCGAAAGTAAAACTGTTTTTTTATCGAATTATTGTAATGAAATTATAAAAAAGGCTGTTTTACCAGGCATAAAACGTTTTTGTAACCCAAATTTATAGTGATACGACTTATGAATTTATAGTTGAAAAAGAACCGCTTAATAATAATCAACTACTTGCGTATTGAACTTATCCGGAGAATTTATTGTAAAACTACAACGGCATTTAGCAACTTCTGTGAAAAGACCAAAAATATCTTCTGCATTTTGGCTTTGAATTATCTTTGCTGTATCGTTAAACCACAGGTTAATAAATTTGAAAACCAAGTCTCCCCTAAAAATAACATTCAAAACCAATTAGTAATATTCCAAATAAATAAAAGCTTCTATAGGTTTTTTGTCCTACCGTAAAATTATCGGCAAACATTTCATTATTTGCTCTTTTTTATACTTTTGTAGCATTCATAATTTAAAAATTCACGGGATGAAAAAGAAAAATTTTTCGCAATGGTTTGCAAGCCTGACAATGGTAGCAATAGCATTAGGTGTAATTGTTGGATGTTCAAATACTAAAACAAAAATGGAAAAAGAACTAAAAAATTTCATTAAAAACTACGAAACCAAAATTATTCCCCTAAGCAAAGAAGCCAGTTTAGCCTACTGGAACGCTTCTA
The genomic region above belongs to Lentimicrobiaceae bacterium and contains:
- a CDS encoding YfhO family protein, translated to MQEIKKHIQNVFSNPYIVLLLVTVAGYWSVASFQYCVKYDMIDCYLPWRYFVGESLQQHLLPLWNPYSAFGQPIHADPQSGCWYPFAWIIGYCFGYNIYSIAFEFILHIFIAGVGFYQLIGKLKMQKSVALIAAISYILSGFFIGNSQHLTYIISGTWIPFIIGAFIDLYHQKNFYNSLKLALFAFLLVTGGYPAFSFILLYFTALLLLGGIYVLIKEKKDNKGALRFFLFTVLSGVMALLMSCITIISVYGVLPYLSRGAGVDLASAQLFPVSPRAFISLILPYALAKNKAYFDTDISMADIYMGLLMLVFFFVSLTIKHKRFIWVLMVFGAGSLLAAMGKYLPVREWLYHNIPLMNLFRFPGLFRYFTILGFLVFASDALQCFFQQPEKYKSKIKYISFTLLGIIIIFPVYQLCFYTMDLPYFLKSGFFREINYSTIHEHIFSQGIIQAIFIITLIFIITRLKKPAVLLSAILLFTIAETVVCARLVTPYTTHAYITTKEVSEVEKTFPNQFPIPANHSVSKNTDQSKSKAIFWKNMNIFYKQIGKEGFTPFRFYGYEMLTDSFPRLLDSITQNIPVYLSSDLKPLSSLKNQYNSGNFSSKTLFILDSLCIKYSDTLKQTLNDSAYFSSFSPEKMIITAQTSEPQMLTLLQSNFNGWKATVNNKSVPIITSNLLFMSVPISAGRNIVEFQFEVKPVEVAFLISLISIFLFTTLFIILKLKRWA
- a CDS encoding glycosyltransferase family 2 protein, yielding MDIQPVLSIVVPLFNEEPNLIPLYEKLTKITNTISNNYEIIFVDDGSTDTSFSIIKKISSDDKHVKGISLSRNFGHQAALTAGLESAKGKTVAMMDADLQHPPELIKEMYELYLQGFDVVNTRRMETKGNGYFKSISSRWFYKFLNTLSDFPIEPSSADFRLVSAKALEAFLQMRERNRFTRGMVNWVGFKQTYLSYTASERNAGSSKYTLKKMLSLGLNGITAFSSKPLRMAFYVGLLIFLFGIIYAIYAIVEYFSGKTIPGWTSILLSVLIIGGFQLLSLGIIGEYIARIFNEVKARPLYLIKETT
- a CDS encoding DNA repair protein RecO; the encoded protein is MAKIYTEQLGLQTYLFKGMRSRRSKTKSNLLEHLSLLEMEVYFSENTEIQHPKEIKSAYVFQSLPFDMKKNAIVFFLNEILINSVREHEANPPFFQFIYDTIIELDTTKESVASFHLYFMLRISRFLGFFPALNYSEGNCIFNLNEGKFQPVVPVDEDYLPPRLSGIFFRFISSPEKEFQLSYAERTLLLEKLIAYFRIHLPGFREVKSLPVLKTVLN
- a CDS encoding class I SAM-dependent methyltransferase translates to MGLKRRLYYAVNSDLRYIIRKYYYLPIDIFEKITRKRHPLVPPKGLIFTGRGNYIVQGEQFLEYFKKYCGLQPNHKVLDVGCGVGRMAIPLVSYLNTEGTYDGFDIVKKGIRWCNTHFRKQHPNFRFHYVDIYNKLYNAKGETQAEDFKFPFNDESFDFV
- a CDS encoding T9SS type A sorting domain-containing protein, which codes for MQKFKPFFIVLVLISLSLSALAQEIGIDQWRDHLPYNKCLSVAEVSPEIYCATYQGLFSFNTSDNSISRLTKVNGLSDVGISWISYNKEQNTLLVAYANTNIDLIKNGTIINISDIKRKEILGNKTINKIQFVGKYAYLCCGFGIVVLDVEREEIKDTWYIGDNGSQVNVLDVTLNTTDSIIWAATENGLFYADYNNPYISSYTSWTRDTTIELPDQKYNAIVFFNGCIYANQSINDSASDMMYKKTEGKWDKVFTTNQARYNSVKVFLDKLVKCGDGFVDITNTNDSLIQRIYSYDGLGSIWPRPKDVHIDTDGNIWIADNRYGLIKNYDKWSYKQYLLNGPASTNVYAMNAKGNNVWVVSGGHTQSWAKTWNRAGIYAFTNNKWQSFNSDTDNTFDTITDFVCVAVNPTNPNKAYVGTWDKGLLELTDGALTEIYDSHNSTLQRENIENKYIMVGGVCFDNENNLWVICSHADIALSKRTPNGIWTSYDLGSALGGLDLGALLVDNYGQKWILTRSNNILVVNAANTQVKRLTSIIGNGNIPGNFIYSIAQDRDGAIWVGTDKGVIVFYSPENVFTGQNFDAQKILLEVGGYWQYLLETESVNAIAIDGANRKWFGTEKSGAFLMSSDGTKQVSHFTEEESPILANTISSIAIDADGEVFFGTSKGIVSYKGTAASPDNDTTKVYAYPNPVREGFNGSITIDGLADNSDVKITDIAGNLVYSTKANGSRAIWKGKNFDGSRAHSGVYLVFASDKNGSKTLVTKILVIK